The following proteins are encoded in a genomic region of Arachis ipaensis cultivar K30076 chromosome B02, Araip1.1, whole genome shotgun sequence:
- the LOC107624976 gene encoding zinc finger CCCH domain-containing protein 48: MAIITTTRRTERFSGTTPPTCKYWLAGRCNRNPCKFLHSLSTLPSNVHNANMTYMHSKNPHLSAEKMASSSVKKPTNCAPKAFKKPANCARKAVECGSEAMSVEKPTQCEQMDISIEKTESVEEVATVAKSPMEKSRSICKYWMTDNCVHGDLCQNLHSWFYGDGFTTLAKLHEHKKVVTGIALPAGSDKLYSGSTDGTVRAWDCNTGHCVNMIHLNSEVTSLISEGPWIFAGVKNAVKAWNIQTGADVTLDGPKGQVLSLNVGNDILLAGAEDGVIYAWRYSSDPKPESPFELVATLSGHTKPVVCLAIGCYKMLYSGSMDHSIKVWDLNTLQCTMTLNGHTDVVTSLLCWEDYLLSSSYDCTVNVWVCTEEGTLKVAYTHTDKNAILGLYGMTDADAKPILFCSCQDNSVRMYELPTFLERGRLFTRREVRSFAIGPGGLFFTGDGTGLLNVWRWLEEPKVPTS, translated from the exons ATGGCTATTATAACAACAACAAGGAGGACTGAAAGGTTCAGTGGTACAACACCACCAACATGTAAGTACTGGCTAGCTGGGAGATGCAACAGGAATCCTTGCAAATTTTTGCATAGCTTATCGACATTGCCATCCAATGTACATAATGCCAATATGACATATATGCATTCGAAGAATCCACATTTGTCTGCTGAGAAGATGGCCAGTTCCTCTGTTAAGAAGCCAACAAATTGCGCACCCAAGGCCTTCAAGAAGCCAGCAAATTGTGCACGAAAGGCTGTTGAGTGTGGATCAGAAGCTATGTCTGTTGAGAAGCCAACCCAGTGTGAACAAATGGATATATCCATTGAAAAGACTGAAAGTGTGGAAGAAGTGGCCACTGTTGCTAAGTCTCCTATGGAGAAATCACGCAGTATTTGTAAATATTGGATGACTGACAATTGTGTGCATGGTGACCTGTGTCAGAATTTGCATTCATGGTTTTATGGTGATGGGTTTACTACACTTGCAAAGCTTCATGAACACAAGAAG GTTGTCACTGGAATTGCATTACCTGCTGGTTCAGATAAACTTTATTCTGGTAGCACTGATGGCACAGTTCGGGCATGGGATTGCAACACTGGCCATTGTGTTAACATGATCCATCTTAATTCTGAAGTTACCTCGCTCATATCTGAGGGCCCATGGATTTTTGCCGGCGTGAAGAATGCTGTAAAG GCATGGAATATTCAGACGGGTGCAGATGTTACTCTTGATGGACCTAAAGGGCAAGTCCTTTCCTTGAATGTTGGCAATGATATCCTTCTTGCTGGAGCAGAG GATGGTGTTATTTATGCTTGGAGATACAGCTCTGATCCCAAACCTGAGTCTCCTTTCGAACTGGTTGCAACACTAAGTGGTCATACTAAACCGGTGGTTTGTCTTGCTATTGGATGCTACAAGATGCTTTATTCTGGGTCAATGGACCATAGCATCAAG GTGTGGGACCTAAATACATTACAGTGCACAATGACACTTAACGGGCATACCGACGTAGTCACGTCACTTCTTTGTTGGGAAGATTACTTATTATCGAGTTCATATGATTGCACAGTCAATGTTTGGGTGTGCACTGAGGAGGGAACTCTGAAAGTGGCATATACTCACACTGACAAAAAT GCTATTCTTGGACTATATGGAATGACAGATGCAGACGCCAAGCCAATATTGTTCTGCTCGTGCCAAGACAATTCAGTTCGCATGTATGAGTTGCCGAC gtttttagagagaggtcgACTATTTACAAGACGAGAAGTTCGATCCTTCGCGATAGGTCCTGGTGGACTCTTCTTCACTGGAGATGGGACTGGTTTGCTGAATGTGTGGAGATGGTTGGAAGAGCCAAAGGTGCCAACCTCTTGA